One genomic region from Phocoena sinus isolate mPhoSin1 chromosome 3, mPhoSin1.pri, whole genome shotgun sequence encodes:
- the TNFSF14 gene encoding tumor necrosis factor ligand superfamily member 14 isoform X2, with protein sequence MEETVVRPSVFMVDGQTDIPFTRLGHRRRRQPCSAARLGLGLLLLLLTTGVAVQGCFLLQLHWRLEVMAAPLQDRGAGSWDQLVQDRRPQRANPTAHLTGANSSLTGSGGPLLWETKLGLAFLRGLTYRDGALVIAQAGYYYIYSKVQLGGVGCPQRLTGGLPITHGLYKRTARYPEELELLVSRQSPCGRASSRQVWWDSSFLGGVVHLDAGEEVVVRVPDESLVRVRDGTRSYFGAFMV encoded by the exons ATGGAGGAGACAGTGGTGAGGCCCTCGGTGTTCATGGTGGATGGACAGACGGACATCCCTTTCACAAGGCTGGGGCACAGACGCAGGAGACAGCCCTGCAGTGCAGCCCGGCTGGGCCTgggcctcctgctgctgctgttgaCGACCGGAGTGGCTGTCCAGGGCTGCTTCCTGCTGCAGCTACACTGGCGCCTGGAGGTGATGGCCGCCCCCCTGCag GACAGAGGTGCAGGATCCTGGGATCAGCTGGTGCAAG ATCGGAGGCCCCAGCGGGCCAACCCGACAGCACACCTCACAG GGGCCAACTCCAGCCTGACAGGCAGTGGGGGCCCGCTGCTGTGGGAGACGAAACTGGGCCTGGCCTTCTTGAGGGGCCTCACCTACCGGGACGGTGCCCTGGTCATCGCCCAGGCTGGCTACTATTACATCTACTCCAAGGTGCAGCTGGGCGGTGTGGGCTGCCCCCAGAGGCTGACTGGCGGCCTGCCCATCACCCACGGCCTCTACAAGCGCACGGCCCGCTACCCcgaggagctggagctgctggTCAGCCGGCAGTCACCCTGTGGGCGAGCAAGCAGCCGCCAGGTCTGGTGGGACAGCAGCTTCCTGGGCGGAGTGGTCCACCTGGATGCcggggaggaggtggtggtgcGCGTGCCTGATGAGAGCCTGGTCCGAGTCCGCGATGGTACGCGGTCCTACTTCGGGGCGTTCATGGTGTGA
- the TNFSF14 gene encoding tumor necrosis factor ligand superfamily member 14 isoform X1, producing the protein MEETVVRPSVFMVDGQTDIPFTRLGHRRRRQPCSAARLGLGLLLLLLTTGVAVQGCFLLQLHWRLEVMAAPLQVLSPHGGSCAAVLHPCTHTAMCSPVYSPCGDIMCLCFCVSVCPDPRGSINHATHVPASTCDLSVCHTSVQDRGAGSWDQLVQDRRPQRANPTAHLTGANSSLTGSGGPLLWETKLGLAFLRGLTYRDGALVIAQAGYYYIYSKVQLGGVGCPQRLTGGLPITHGLYKRTARYPEELELLVSRQSPCGRASSRQVWWDSSFLGGVVHLDAGEEVVVRVPDESLVRVRDGTRSYFGAFMV; encoded by the exons ATGGAGGAGACAGTGGTGAGGCCCTCGGTGTTCATGGTGGATGGACAGACGGACATCCCTTTCACAAGGCTGGGGCACAGACGCAGGAGACAGCCCTGCAGTGCAGCCCGGCTGGGCCTgggcctcctgctgctgctgttgaCGACCGGAGTGGCTGTCCAGGGCTGCTTCCTGCTGCAGCTACACTGGCGCCTGGAGGTGATGGCCGCCCCCCTGCag GTCCTTTCTCCTCATGGCGGGAGCTGTGCTGCTGTCCTGCACCCATGTACCCACACGGCCATGTGCTCACCTGTCTACAGCCCATGTGGTGACATCatgtgtctttgtttctgcgtCTCCGTGTGCCCAGACCCACGTGGCTCCATAAACCACGCAACCCACGTACCTGCATCCACGTGTGACTTGTCAGTGTGTCACACAAGTGTCCAG GACAGAGGTGCAGGATCCTGGGATCAGCTGGTGCAAG ATCGGAGGCCCCAGCGGGCCAACCCGACAGCACACCTCACAG GGGCCAACTCCAGCCTGACAGGCAGTGGGGGCCCGCTGCTGTGGGAGACGAAACTGGGCCTGGCCTTCTTGAGGGGCCTCACCTACCGGGACGGTGCCCTGGTCATCGCCCAGGCTGGCTACTATTACATCTACTCCAAGGTGCAGCTGGGCGGTGTGGGCTGCCCCCAGAGGCTGACTGGCGGCCTGCCCATCACCCACGGCCTCTACAAGCGCACGGCCCGCTACCCcgaggagctggagctgctggTCAGCCGGCAGTCACCCTGTGGGCGAGCAAGCAGCCGCCAGGTCTGGTGGGACAGCAGCTTCCTGGGCGGAGTGGTCCACCTGGATGCcggggaggaggtggtggtgcGCGTGCCTGATGAGAGCCTGGTCCGAGTCCGCGATGGTACGCGGTCCTACTTCGGGGCGTTCATGGTGTGA